GAAAATGGCCTTTCAGTCACCCGAGCTGAGGTCACAACGAGGGGCACGCAGGCAGTGAACATTTTCTACGTGACTGATGCATCGGGAAGCACTGTCAAAAGTGAGACCATCGAGGCAGTGAGGAAAGAAATCGGGATGACCATACTACGCGTGAAGGAGGACGCCTACTCAACCTCACCGCCTGAGCAGAGTGGCGGATTCTCTCTAGGTAGCATCTTTCTCTCGAGATCCGAAAAATTCCTTTACAGTCTAGGCCTTATAAGATCATGCTCATGAAAAAAAGTTAGCTCTTGGTGTAAATATTAGTTGCAAAATCAGTTTGGTTAGGGGCTGTAAAGCCTATTGTTACTGCATATTTCAGTGTTTTTGGGCTTCATTTGTTTGTAATTACATTAATATTCTCATGGTAATGTTATGTTAGTCCCATTAATTTTGGAGTGAAAATTAATGAATGTAGATTTTGATCCATAAATAAAGAAACAAGAGgcatttaatttggatgaattttTGTTGGTGAGGTTGTTTTCCAGCCACAGGTAATGTGATGCAAATAGGCCAACCATGATGAAAATGATGACTTGTAAAATAAAGATGGAATAAAAATAGATACTCCCTATTTATTATTGGCATATATTATGTGTGTATTGTTAAATATGGGGCCTTATTGTTTGTCATGTGGCTGTTGTGTGGGTGGGAAAAATGTTATGATTAGtgtttgaattattttcttggCATTGGGGAATTAATTGTCAAATGTGTCGTCTACTTGTGCTGGTCCCACAgacaaaaattcaataataaaattatttaggTTTACATCTGCTAGTATTAACTTATGGGTACTAGATTtattagtatttctttttaACATTAATGTATACTCCGTTTAACTATGTTAGTTGTGTTTTTTGACCAAGGTCTCATATTTCAGCCACGGAATTTAACGGTAAATTATTAAACTCTAATTCAACAAATGAAATTTAGTACTATAGTATGATATTTTATTCGTTGCCTAAAACGTGGCATTATTTTAGTTGACGTCCAATAGTGTTAGTCATCAAATTATGTCAGTGTTGAAATCTttggttgcaaaatcagaacaaatCAATAGTTTAATTGTTAAATTACAAAACAATAGGTCGTGTAATTTATAGGCAGATTTCAAAACTTGTAGTATATGAAGCCAAAATCTTATGAAAGTTTAGGAAATTATACGGAATTTCCAATTTCAGATTGAAATCGTGCACGGGCATACAGTGAACTAGTTGTACGGATGAATATAGAAATGATTATGCTAATTGGTTTTTTTGTTAACGTCAATAATCAAAAGCAGAAGACAAATAACAATGATCTTGATTTGACATTAAATCATTGAAAATGTCCCACGTAAATGATTGTCATTACATGACTCTATTATTTGCACTATAAATAAACTAATATCAAGTAATATGATGGCTAATCGTCGTCGGTATGTGATTTCAactatcaattaaaaaaaatatcgaacaagaaaatgattaaaTTGTTTTAATTGTTGATTTGTTTATTGCAAAATCACAGGCCACCATATGATATGAGAATGTCCATAAAATAGACTATTTAAGAATATGATTAATGAATGTTTTTAGCCATTTGTCTGCCTTTATGAGTTACCTATTCATAGGAATTTACCATACCAATATGATCTGAAAGTAACGTTATGGAAGATTATGTTATCTCTACAAACATCGTGTAATACATCTCTTCCATCCAATAGGTCAGGAGTTCAAATCACCGCAATTTATATTTTCAATGTGAgacaattaatttcatttattatcGAAAAGTTAACATGACGAGTACAATTCCCTCAGCATAGAGAAATAGTTTTTGACAAAGCCTCAACTGTCCTCTTAGGATTAATTATCCCATCACAAAAAAACCTCATTCATTGGCCCTAAATCACCCTTAAGCCACTGGAAGTTCACCGCAATCGCTTATCACAACCCTGAGCCTCGGACAATCGCCTCTATCGGTTTCTTGTGATTCAATAGTCCTAACAACATCCATACCCTCCAGAACTTGTCCAAATACGACGTGCTTCTGGTCCAGCCATGCTGTCTGTAatgaaatttaaaaacaaaGTGTCAAAAGCACATTTAATGAAAAACTGCATCATGTTTTGTCTAGACTGTACATTTTGACCTCTGCTTTTCTTTTTGTGGCCAAAAGAATTGTTTACAACCATCAGTTTAGTTGAGATTGTGATGAACTGAGCTAGTGTGCCAATTTTTATTACAGAACATACAGATCTACTATGAGATACGAAGTTGTTAAAGGGGAATTTTCTACTCAAAGTGAAAGGAATATAAACAGCTAAGTAGAGCTACCATGTTTAAGAAGAAAGGTGAAAGGGAAAGAATTTAGTCAGAAATATGAGTACACGATTTCTCTCACAAAGCCGCTGAGAGGCTTCTGTTTCAGGTAGGTAGGTTGCATATCATCTAAAAAGTTGATGAAAAGCACTATTGTGCTCGAGGAAGTAGAGAAAGAATTCCCAGCTTCCTCAGCAGAGACATGCTAAATGTTCAACAAATCTCAGACTAAAAAAACTAGAAAACCTTATTAAGTAAAGAGCCATTCCTGTCCACAAAAGACTAAACAAACTATGAAATCTTATTAAGCAACGAGCTATTCCTATCCACAATTATTAGTGTCTTCCATTTAAGACATTTAAGAAAGAATTGGAGAAGTAGCAGGTCCAAGAGCAAGTTGTAGTTTGTCCTTCGGAGAACAATAACTGACCAGATGTATAGTCATCTATGTTTAGTAGTTTGATACTATGTTAAGGTTTAATGAAAGTAAGTCGGAACCAGAATGCAGCATACCTTGACAGTACAAATGAAGAATTGGCTGCCATTGGTATTGGGGCCAGCATTTGCCATGCTAAGAACTCCAGGTCCAGAATGAACCACTGCAGAAATAGAAGAGGCTTATTAATCAACATAAAAaatggggaaaaaaataaaattcagtaAACTGGTTGTTAGAAGGAAAGTTTAAACTCACGGTTAAAGTTCTCATCTTTAAAGGTACGTCCGTAGATGCTTTTTCCACCAGTGCCCTGAAAACGTAGATATCCAAATAATATAGTCATTATCATTAACAATGCAACACTACAAAACCTTACATCTTATAAATTTCGTTAGCATAAAAGCAGAAACAAAATAAACACTAAAAACATAGCCAAAGCTAGCAGGACATCGAGGAAGAAACCAAGCTAGTTTCGATTAAATTGGGAAAAGCTGGAGGCAGAGGATTAAGAATAGCATTATGTTTGATGAATTCGGGCTGTTATATAATCAGTGAAGTCAAGACATTAGAACCTATCCTACAGGTTAGGACATAAAGTTCCTTATGTATTGCTAGTCTAACAAAGTTCACAGGTTTGGATCCAAAATCTCAACAGGTGCATGCAATGCTTCTGACATTTAATATGAGATAAGTCATGCTCGCTAACTATTACCTTGTTGGCTTATTGCAACCACTTCAAATACAAGATatgtgtttaaacttttcttTCAATCACAAATATACGGTAAAAGCATTCCAAATCAATAGTTCCAGCATTAGAAAGGGAAAATGTGCCAGAAAAAATAACAGCTTACATTTCCTTTGTCAAAATCTCCTCCTTGAATCATGAAATCCTTGATAACACGGTGGAATGCCGAATCCTTGTAACCAAATCCCTTCTCACCTATTCAATCAAATATTCGAACATAAAGCAACAATCAATTTAGTTAGATAATAAAATGTCCTAAACTGTGAGTCACTATAGGTACCTGTGCATAGAGCACGGAAATTTTCTGCAGTTTGTGGCACGTCATCACCGTACAAGCCAATTACAATTCTTCCCACAGACTTTCCTACTGGGTTTCCAATGCTTATATCGAGGAAAACTTTGTTGGTCACTTTTGCTTGCAATGCAGCTTCCTGAATGAAGAATGAAAACAGCTATGATGTAAACTTCAGATGTATAAGACAATAGATGTTATCAGCATAAAGGATAGGAAGTTTTTGCATATTGCTTGCAAAAAATGTAGCACATATCTTTTGAAAATTGACTGAAACATAACATAATTTCTCCCTGGTAGGATTATGTGTATTGTTCCTCATCATTGTTCAACTCAAATCTCTGAAGTAGATTGGAACTTTTCTGGAGATATCCCCAATAGCCAAATTTAAACTTCTAGCTGATTGATTGATAATATAAAATACTTAGAAACATAATGGATACAAAGAAACAGCCTACACATGAAAGATATAGTTGATCTATTAACTTATAAAAGCCAAATGCAATTACACTAGATACATTCCGGATTCCTCAAAATGCGATTGGTGGCTAACTTCAACATTATTAAGAACAGACACTGTGCAACTATCTCGAAAAATGCAAACCTCACAATCAGAGTATTCACACAGATAACAAACATAGCACATCCCAAAAGTTCACAAAGGATATCACAATTTCTAGTGTGCTCTAACTTTCGGGAAAAACAGAAGTTACAACTCAACAAATACAATCCATAACTACAAAAGGCTAGAGCACATGAATCTATAAGCTTATATAGAATATCAAGCCAAATCCGTAAAATCATCGAGAAACAGGCAAACCTCAGCCACAGCTCGGACTCTGAAAGGCATGGAGGCGCTTCTGCTCCTAATGGCACAACGCGGCAACGTCAGACCGGAGAGAGAGCTGGATGATGACAGCGAAGAAAATGCACAATTCGGAGGCTTGACAGAGGCGAAGGAGCAAACGGAGCTCGAAATTTTGACTGGCGACACGCTTCGTGGAGTTGAAACCGAGCTGATGTTCGACTTAAAGCAAAACGAGGATACAATTTCAACGCATAGAAAGGAGAAACGTGCGAGCATCGTGAATTTAGAAATggagaaattagggttttgaggATGTAGACATACCAGAGATGCACATGACGCCGCCATTGTCGGTTCTTCTCTCTGCTGAAGTGACTGTGTTtgcgtagagagagagaggggagagagGAGGATAAGGATTAGGAGGGTTTTGCAATGGCTAGCTGTAGTCGAAttgagaaatttcggaataagggtttaAAAAGCACATAAATAAGCTAAAATATCAGAAATCCCTTATTATGAAAAATACGCATGCCTCGATCCCAAATTATGAAAGGTCAGCAAATTGAATCCCTACCTACGAAAGATCAGCCAATTTAAACCCTTATTTCGAAATTTGTAGTTGAATTTGAGAGGTAAAGAGTGACGGAGATTTCAAATTACAACAAGGGTGTTGTATCTTTTGATATTGACAGGTTAGTCCTTTCAGAATATCCACTCTCAAATTCCACACCCTTGGAATATTTTACTCTTGCCTAGCTCATAAATATCTGTCAAATTTATGagttacaaataaatttaaaaaatattaacgaAAATAATTGAATAATGTATAAATgccattcatattttttttgtaggtGAGGATTATATCATTTTGATATGAAatgaattttataaataaataaaaaatttgaaaaaaaatattagtattgaATAAAAAATGTTAGTATCTCATccaatgaagaaaaaatagaaaaaaaatatggcaGCTCTCACTCACAGCTGAATCCTGTTCCACTCATTTTGGGTTTGGCTGCTTCAGAAGAAATCGAGTCTCTGTCGTTTCTACTTCACGCCGCCGATCCCAAATGGCCGCCGCCACCGCTTCCTCCGATCATCCTAAAATCATCGATTCTCATTTGCACGTCTGGGCCTCGCCCCAACAGGTGCGTATCTCCCTCATTCTCAATTCCTAACTCAATCCAAATATCAAAATTTCTACTTTtccttctttcatttttttcaatttccctctttttttgtgtttgatgtTTAGGCTGCAGAAAAGTATCCATATTTTCCGGGTCAGGAGCCTACATTGCCGGGTCATGTTGAATTTCTGCTTGAGGTATGTGCTTAGCTTCGAATTTTGCTGTAATCGATTGTTATTTAACCTAATTTGGCATAACAAGTTGAGCCCCAATTGGAGCTCAAACCGAATTTCTAGTGAGATTGGTTTTTTCAAGAACAGTCTGAAAAGATAGTCACAATCTTGAATTTTTAACTGAACATGTTGAAATCAGTGCATGGGGCAAGCTGGAGTGGATGGTGCGCTTATAGTGCAGCCCATTAATCATAAGTTTGATCACTCATATGTCACGAGGTTAGTTTCTCCTGTGATGCTCTCGGAATTCGGTTTTGAAGTAGCATTTTACGAGTACTGTTAGTTTGAAGCTGAGATCTTTTTATGTTGTTCAATAGCTTTCTTTACATGGGGTTAGTTGCTCTTGGGCAGTGTCTTGAAAAAATATCCATCAAAATTCTTCGGTTGCTGTCTTGCGAATCCGGCTGAAGATGGAACCGGTGTCAAACAGCTGGAAGAGCTCATTTCTGAGGCTAGAAAATCTTCGAGTGTCAATTTATCATACACTTTTTGGTTCTGTAAAATCATATTCACATTCAAGTATGTCGTTCCAGGATGGCTATCGCGCTGTGCGATTTAACCCATACTTGTGGCCATCTGGTCAGTTGGTATAGTTCTCGTCCGAGCCCTCTTGCTGTATGTTTTTTTGGCAAACTGCCGGAGTTACTATTTCTGTGTCCTTGCAGATGACAAATGAAGTTGGGAAGGCGATGTTTGCCAAAGCTGGAGAGCTCGGTGCTCCTGTTGGTTTCATGTGTATGAAGGTTTCCAATTTGTATAGATTTACGATCATTGATGTTTTTCTAATTCGTGATATCACGAATTCAATCCGTTTCTTGTTGATTCATAGCGTATTACATTTGAAGTTTCTGTTTAACACTAAAACATGGAAATCTTGTCTTCAGGGTCTTGATCTGCATTTATCGGAAATTGAAGAACTGTGCACCAAGTTTCCTTCTACAGTTGTTCTACTTGACCATTTGGGTTTCTGCAAACCTCCAAAGTAAGCTGCAAGTTGTTTAGTACTATGATGATCTTTCATTCGACACAACAAATGTAACATTTATACTCTTCTATATGCTTATTCCTTCAGAAATTATGAAGAAGAACAAGTATTTTCGAAGCTGCTAAACTTATCTAGATTTCCACAGGTAATATGAATCACTCCAATAATGTAATTGATGTATGAAACACAGtttcttcatttattttagcTCTCGTTCCCTATGACCAACtgctcttcttcctcttctccgcGTCTAGCTTCAGAGTTTTCACGTTGTTTTTGAAAAATGGGAGAAGGTTAGCAATAGGTTTAAGGTTGTTGCTTTATTTAGTTTTGTGAGTCCGTAGGGAGGGGAAATACGAAATATACATGCTAGGGAAACGAGTAGTATAGTAGCGGGTTTGGTTCTTCACTTCTTCTACCTTCATTACTTCTATTTTACTTTCATGGACTAAACAATTTTtgacttgttgtactcaatcaTGTGTTGTAAATCATCGATCACCTAAAATAAAGTTCCCCGTCATGTAAACAGGTGTACGTGAAACTCAGCGCTCTCTTCAGAGTGTCAAGATGTCCATACCCGTATGAAGATTTGTCCGATATTGTAACAAAAGTGGTGTCCAGCTATGGTGCTAACCGCATCATGTGGGGAAGGTAACATACATCCTCTTGTAGATTCGATAGCAGCAGAATGGACAAGTAACATGTTCGAAATTGATACAGTGACTTCCCTTACGTTGTTCCTGAATGTGGTTACAAAGAAGCAAAAGCAGTGTGGCAACTGCTCCAACGAGCGCAGTTGTCATCTTCAGAGACGGAATGGATCATGGTTCGAACTGCTAATCAGATACTCTTCAACAACCCGTCATCGTCATCTTAGATATCGAGCTGAACGCTCCTGAAGCATTTGCTATCATATTGATAGTAGCCCCCTTCTCTCTGACTGACCGCAACCGTAGTAGCTTCATGGTTTGATAATGTAAAATTGTAATAACCAAACTTATCTATTTTCCAAATTGAGGTAATGAAGCTCCATATtctaaaattcatgattttttcaaTTGATATATGTAAAGTAGTTGTATAATGAACCAAACTTTAAATAAATGTTATTAAGACCCTAAATGCACATATACAGCATAGTAAAATAAGGTTTCGAAGACTGCATTAAATTATTGCCATTTCTATGAAAAATGACTATTCCAATTGAcccccaaaataaaataaagaattaacCTCTACAAAAACTGTACAAAACTCTAGTCATGTACAATAATTGTGAACAAGATCAGTACAacacatttttcttcttctatttaATCTTCAACGTGCTGAATTTCGCCCATCATGATCCGATTGCTAGTGACCTTGAAACCAAGAAGTGCAGGATCAATCTGTCTGCCTTTCTTGCCCTTCTTTTTGTTCCGAGCCCCAGAAGCTCCATCTAGCGCCTCTGAAGCTGCTGCTGAAGCATGAGTTTCTTGCGGTGTTGGCTTCTTAGCGCTGCTTTTAAGCATATCACTGAATGATGTTTCCAATACATCGGCATCATTACAGGATGATGTTCTTCGGAACTGTACATCTCTTCTGCTAGCCGCTTCTACATTTCCTACAGCTATAACACCCACCTCCCTTCTCACTCCTGCAACCATGTGGTGAATTAGACTACATTATTGTGatttaacaatcacacaaagtTAACATCCTCCTCAATGTTTACTCAAAATTCTACAAAATTTATACCACATCTTACCATCAGGAGTTACTGTACTTGAAACACTTTTCCCTCTGACTGAGTCAACATTCAGCTCTGACAGCGCTTCCTGAGAAGATGCAGCTCGTGCTGCAGGCGGACGTCTCAGCAAGACATTCTCTGGTCCTTTAGAACTGGACGATCTCAACCTATTCACAACCACACTAGTGAGAAGTGAATCCAAAAACAAGTTGTCTGCAGCAAGGCCAGGCAAGCATAAAAGATAGGCATACTTCGAAGGCATATGAATATTAAGGCCAAATGAAGTGCAAATATCTGTAAAGATAAAAGCCAGATAGAGTTGATATGATTTCAACCCAACTATAAATGCAACATACATAAACATCTAAAACAAATGCTTATGATTTCAGGCCAACCAAGCAATTTTAAACCCAACTCTTTATCATCACATCACACCGCTTCTATAGAATCTTCATGAACCTATCCATTCAGCTTTACTTAAAGCTAATCCAACATGCCTCCACACATCAAAAAATCTTTTGGCCCACATATAGTAGCTAAATATGAGTGTAAGAATTTATAAAGTTCACTGCTAGTATACTTCTATAGAGCACCAATGCAAATTAAGCTTTATGAGTGTAGCACAAAAGGTGAGCAGCCAATTCTTTCTTACCTATCCTTAGCAGCGTCCTCAGGAACAGAATCATCTGATCCAATTTTGATATTCTGAAAACCTGACCATTTCATCCACATCAATTTTTTGTCAACTAAAGGATACGGAGGACACAAAAAGCATATAAAGAAAATTAAGGGTAAGAAAACTAAGAAAGCTTTTAACAATACCAGCAGAGCCAAGTGACTTATTCCTGCTTAGGACATTGACTGGCATTTCCCTTTCCCCTCTGTCATTAGAAGTTAAGCCAGCCTGCTCAATTAAGCCTTCTTGAGCATCAGAAATTATGCCCTGAACATTGCCTTCATTAGTGAGCGTTTTTGTTCTTTCTACAGTGGTAAGTGCAAATATAGCTGCCATGATGTTTTACTAAAATTTTCATTGCTTACCTCATCAACAGCAGCAGCAATCATTCCTCCACCTTTTGATCGATAAGGCAATCCATCAATTTCCAGGATACTGCTTATTCCCTCAGATGGTCGATTCTGTGGTGGCAAACCTGAATCAGAATTAAAGGACCCAACAGTGAATGAGTTGTTGAAACCAGATTCCTGGTCTGAAAGAGCACCGAATGACTGGTTTGACATGCTCCTATGGCGATGACCTGAAGGTGGCCTTCTCTCATTTGGTACTCCATTAATCATATCAGCGTGGTCACTTGAAGCGTGACCAGTTTTCTGCTGTAGTAGTTCCATAAGCAATCGCTTAGAACTGTCTTCGTTTGATCCAGCTGACATCCACAAACTAGGGTCTTCAGTATTTCTTTTGGCATCTATCTCTCTCCTCTGCCTTTCATTATGAAGGTGTTGTTGAACTCTAGACTCCATCCAATCATTTGGTAAATGACCATTACTATCAGACCAATGGCCCTCTGTTGTATCCATTCGTGAATCATGAAATTGATTGGAATGTAAAGGGTGGTTTATATGCTGAGAAAACATGCCAGACGAGAATCCTCCGCCTTGACCACTAGATTGAATCCGTGCAATCTGCTCCTGCATTTCTAGGCCACGAGCCAATGAATTCACAACATCGCGATTTACCCCAGCAGGACCGACAGGCAATGACATTGAACGCTCAAAAGGTAACATGCCAGGCTCATAAAGACCATGTTGGAGTCTGTCATGTACAGAAAGGTTGCGTTCAAGAAGGTTGAGATGCTCCTCCGGAGGTGGAATTTGTTGGGAATAAAAGTCCAATGGACCAAATCCAGCAGTGATAGCTCTATTCGAAGCAGAGGGATTTCTGTGAAAATTACCAACATCATCAAGCGACCACCCAGTTTTGATTGGCCTTTCTTCCATTTCCAATCGCTGCCTTAGCCCCAAAGGCAACTGCCTCCCATGCAGCTGATCTTGCTGAATGATCTGTTGATCCAGGGGGTGAATTTGCCCATGCCTTCCACGTGACAAAAGATCCACTAAATCATTTTGATGCCCTTGATGAGGCACTTGACCAAATTTTGCTTGAATTAGCTGCTCAAGGGATGGATCAGAATGCCTAGAAGGAAATTGGGAGCGTTGTTGCCTATCATTCAGAATTTGCTGCTTCAATAAAGCCTGTTCAAGAGCAGCACGAGACTGCCCACGACCTGACTCACGCATTTGACTCTGTAGCAACTGCTCAAGAAGAGCCTGTCTTGCCTGAGACTGCTGTTGCTCTTTCAACAACATTTGCTGCTGATGGAACTGCTCTTGTTGCTGCAGCTGCTGCTGTTGTTGAAGTTGGATCTGCCTCTGCTGCTGCCGCTGAAGGGCTAATAGATGTTCCATATCTTGCCCCATTTGATTACCAAGCTGTTTGTGGTGCATCAACTTAGTAGATGGGGCCCCTTCTAGCATTGCATCACTCATGCGCGTATTAAGTGAAGGCACCACACCATGCTGCTGGAGATGCTGTTGCTGAAGTTGCTGCTGCAATAGCTTCTCTGCTATATCAAATTGGCTAAATTCTTGGTCCATTCTGGAAGATAGGCGACCATCCATGACATCTTGATACGAATGTGAGCTGCTGCCAAAAGCATCATTCCATGCCTCAGGGGCGTGAGCCTGAGTAGCCATGGCACTGAAAGGGGAAAGTCTACCACCAGGTCCTGCATTTACAAGTTTCTCCTGTACGCCTCCACTGAATGGAGGTGCCTGTTCACTCCTTGTGTGTGTACTGGCAAGCTCAGACCATCTAAAAGGATTCATTTTATTGTCATTCTGATTTGACAAACCAGACTCTGTCATTTCATGAGGGAGATGCAACTGGTTCCCACTATTTGTGGCAGATTCCCCATAAACTCTCGACATCTTTCCTATAGCACCGCCACCACTACCAGGTCTTCCAGGAAACACGATTTCTGTTTCAAAATAAAGTTAAAAGAATTAGAACTATATTCCATTGTGAtggtaaagaaaaaataataaaaacagtAACAATGAACCAACCTTCATCTTGGACACCAAAATCATTGAAATCTTTTCCCTGAGAGTGCATGTGTTGTGGCAGATGACGATGACTGTCAGGTAAATTTGACTGACCTTGATGTGAAGGGATATTATCAAACTCATGTAACTGCCATCTGGATCCATCCACTACAGTGGAAGAAACAGATTCAGGAACTGGAGCACCAGCTTGTAAGCATGTTTCAGACGCACCCTCCATTACAACTGACTTTTCTAAATTGGAACTCAATTCATTTCCACTACCATACTCATGTCCAAATTTCAATTGAGGCATAACATCTCCCAATTCAAGGAAGGGTGAGTCATCAGGTGCATCTTCCAAACGAACAGGTAAGTCGGCCCCAAAAAACCCTTGCTCAAACCATGAAATGATGTCCACCCCAAGAAAAGGTCCTTGTATCTCCCCTTGAGGATCCTGATAATACAGACTCAATTCCTCTGGAGGGATTCCTCTATCCAGCTGATATTCATTGGCTCTGCTCCCAGTCTTGGGCAGCTCATCAGACCAGAACTGTTCTGATGTTTGAACAGATAAAAGAGAGTTTGATTCACGGAGTTTATTGTTTACATCAAATGGTGAGACAGATTGGATACTTTCAAACAAAGGGTAATGATTGACAGCAGGACCTGCAACCTTTAGCTGCAACTCACCATATTGAGCACCATTTAGAGCTTGCAAACGGCCAATATCCAGTTCTTTCCCGTTAATATTCTCTAAAACTTCATATTGTTCTTCATAATTAACAGTTTTCTCTGTAGTAAAGTTAAAAAATATTTGAGTAAAAATATAGACTTCTATATAATATTCAAAATGCAGTCTAGTTCTCACCATTTAACAGGCCTCCTTTTGATGAAGTATCGTAGAATATGCTATCAACACTAGCTTCATGAATATCAGCTGATGATTTATCGAAGTTATCTGGTATATCTTCAGTGACACCAGCAGAGAAGGAAACCTGTCTTCCGTTGGAGAATTCAACGTCTGCCACTTCTATAAGAAACATAAAGAAATATTATTAACATAACCAAAAGGGATAGAAAAGTCAAGGCAAGAAATATTAGTGATATAACCAAAAGAAATAGAGAAGTGGAGGCAAAAATGGGTATATTAAAAGGACAAGTGCATCAGTTATGCATAAAACACCTGAAAAGCTATCACCAGATCTGCCCGTCTTAAGTGCACTGTACAAGGCTCCACTGCTAGTTATTTTACCCTTCCATATGTCACTCAGTACAGCCTGTTACAGAAAGCATAGTTCGTCAAATTTCTGCAAGGCATCCTGTCTAAAAGTATCAATAATTTAGTAGAAAACTTATGAATAGATATACAACCTCTTGCTCAGCCTCTGGAGCAACAAAAGCTAAAGGTTCTGCAGCCTCTAATTGAGTTATTGTGGGTACTTCCTCAAAAGTTTCTGGCACAGGGGCAAGGGATGACTCCAGCTTTTGCTTACGATATATGTCAAGTAGTTTGCCTCTGGGGTAAACAAAATTTCCATTTTTATCACACTGAGCAGCACCaattggagaagatgatgaaggTCTTCCAATGGAAGCAGAAGATCTACCACGCCCTACAGTAAAGCCCACATTTGAGCCATCAACTCTTCCCCTTTCAGGTCCAAATCCAG
This sequence is a window from Salvia splendens isolate huo1 chromosome 5, SspV2, whole genome shotgun sequence. Protein-coding genes within it:
- the LOC121801888 gene encoding uncharacterized protein LOC121801888 isoform X1, which gives rise to MAESKLDLPEDLIGSKPADQSWIPKASTGNDEDKGLMGSLDESKDQAASEIPLSPQWLYAKPNEPKMEARGPSSLSLGTSADLNQKEVWRSDVPEEKKDWRKIAPEPDSARRWREEERETGTFGRKDRRKMDRRVDNAPAREPTENRSLPATDRWHDANIRSAGHETRRDSKWSLRWGPDDKEKDSRGDKRTDVEKEESHNESQSFVSNSRSGPERETDSRDKWRPRHRMEGNPAGSGQRTAPGFGPERGRVDGSNVGFTVGRGRSSASIGRPSSSSPIGAAQCDKNGNFVYPRGKLLDIYRKQKLESSLAPVPETFEEVPTITQLEAAEPLAFVAPEAEQEAVLSDIWKGKITSSGALYSALKTGRSGDSFSEVADVEFSNGRQVSFSAGVTEDIPDNFDKSSADIHEASVDSIFYDTSSKGGLLNEKTVNYEEQYEVLENINGKELDIGRLQALNGAQYGELQLKVAGPAVNHYPLFESIQSVSPFDVNNKLRESNSLLSVQTSEQFWSDELPKTGSRANEYQLDRGIPPEELSLYYQDPQGEIQGPFLGVDIISWFEQGFFGADLPVRLEDAPDDSPFLELGDVMPQLKFGHEYGSGNELSSNLEKSVVMEGASETCLQAGAPVPESVSSTVVDGSRWQLHEFDNIPSHQGQSNLPDSHRHLPQHMHSQGKDFNDFGVQDEEIVFPGRPGSGGGAIGKMSRVYGESATNSGNQLHLPHEMTESGLSNQNDNKMNPFRWSELASTHTRSEQAPPFSGGVQEKLVNAGPGGRLSPFSAMATQAHAPEAWNDAFGSSSHSYQDVMDGRLSSRMDQEFSQFDIAEKLLQQQLQQQHLQQHGVVPSLNTRMSDAMLEGAPSTKLMHHKQLGNQMGQDMEHLLALQRQQQRQIQLQQQQQLQQQEQFHQQQMLLKEQQQSQARQALLEQLLQSQMRESGRGQSRAALEQALLKQQILNDRQQRSQFPSRHSDPSLEQLIQAKFGQVPHQGHQNDLVDLLSRGRHGQIHPLDQQIIQQDQLHGRQLPLGLRQRLEMEERPIKTGWSLDDVGNFHRNPSASNRAITAGFGPLDFYSQQIPPPEEHLNLLERNLSVHDRLQHGLYEPGMLPFERSMSLPVGPAGVNRDVVNSLARGLEMQEQIARIQSSGQGGGFSSGMFSQHINHPLHSNQFHDSRMDTTEGHWSDSNGHLPNDWMESRVQQHLHNERQRREIDAKRNTEDPSLWMSAGSNEDSSKRLLMELLQQKTGHASSDHADMINGVPNERRPPSGHRHRSMSNQSFGALSDQESGFNNSFTVGSFNSDSGLPPQNRPSEGISSILEIDGLPYRSKGGGMIAAAVDEGIISDAQEGLIEQAGLTSNDRGEREMPVNVLSRNKSLGSAGFQNIKIGSDDSVPEDAAKDRLRSSSSKGPENVLLRRPPAARAASSQEALSELNVDSVRGKSVSSTVTPDGVRREVGVIAVGNVEAASRRDVQFRRTSSCNDADVLETSFSDMLKSSAKKPTPQETHASAAASEALDGASGARNKKKGKKGRQIDPALLGFKVTSNRIMMGEIQHVED